The following nucleotide sequence is from Triticum dicoccoides isolate Atlit2015 ecotype Zavitan chromosome 7B, WEW_v2.0, whole genome shotgun sequence.
caagaaaaacacacttcttagaacgaaactcaagcttgcgcttgttatatggacgaagatgcggccagcaagcacacccaaataccttgagaaaggtataatcaggttgttcattaaggagaacctcaatgggagtcttcatgtttaaaacacgagtaggagtacggttgatgagaaagcatgcagtggtgaaagcatcactccaaaaccgaaacggaacagatgcatgggccaaaagagtaagaccagcttcaacaatatgacgatgcttacgttcgactgaaccattctgctgatgtgtatgtggacatgctaaacgatgagctatcccaagcgactgaaagaaagagttgaggttgcgatactcgcccccccagtctgactggacatgaacaattttgtgcttgagaagacgttcaacatgtttttaaaactgaacaaaaatatcaaacacatcagatttgcgtttaataaggtaaagccaggtaaagccaggtaaagcgactataagcatcaacgaactgatatagtaattatgaccactgacagaagtctgagcaggaccccatacatctgaaaacacaagttctaaaggatgtttcacctcacgactggactccgaaaaaggaagttgatgactcttcccctgctgacaagcatcacacactgctacatctttatgactagacaaactaggaagctcatgacgacgcaaaatatgacggacaataggtgtggccgggtgaccaagacgagcatgccactgtgacggagagacccgaactccactgaaaacacgagcgacaccaggatgctccagacggtagaggccctggcacaaccgcccactaagaagaatgtccctcgtgccccgatctttaataaaaagatcaaaagggtgaaattcacaaagcacattattatcacgtgtgagtttaggaactgaaagaagattacgggtcacagatggaactcgaagaacattgcgaagctgaagactcctattggcatgtctagtgagaagagatgcttgaccaatatgagagatgtacatacctgctccattggcggtgtggatcttgtcggagccatgatagggttcacgagtgtgaagcttccccatctcgctggttagatgctctgtcgccccagagtccatgtaccagtgtggatcgatggagtaggactgagtgtgtccctgttgcttctgcggcgcgggacgatcagccatggcgacctgacgggcattgttgcgtgtatctttgccatcattgccaagaccaaggaagcttcgctggaagcgtttatgacacttggaggcccagtgcccatcgcggccacaaagctgacacacacgtggaccgccagcccccaataaggtcgcagtaggtgggggggccgaggcgggcgatggtggcagccccaagggagaccggggtgatgaaaaagagcggccacccttggtggcggcgttggccgagagggagccagtgcccctggtgcggcgagtctcgacccgttgctcagtgagaaagagccgagagaaaacctcatgtgccagcatgggtgtcgagttgccccgctcgttgatgatctcgactaaggcatcatactcctcatcaagaccattgacaataaacgaattgaactcggagtcggtgaggggctgtccaatggaggccaatgtgtcggcgaggcccttgaccttgttgtagaactcagtggcagtggagtcaagcttctgacactctccaagctgacgacggagtgcagagacacgagcctgggactgcgctgcaaaggtgcgctcaaggatggtccaggcctcatgagacgtcttcacgaagacaacaaggccggcaactgccggcgagagcgacccctggatggaggagaggttcgcctggtcctgccccgtccagacgcgatgggccggattgtagaccggaccgtgcacgctgtctaccagcgcgggtgggcagggaagcgatccgtcgacgtagcctagcaggtagtgactccccaagagcgggagaacctgcgcacgccagaagatgtagttgtcggcggagagcttgatggtgatgagatgaccgaagtgaaacggcggcggcgaagacaatcccatcgaggaggctgcctggggtgcaaacaccatggaggcagccggaggcaccgaagccgatgcgggaggaggcgggaccgcagccagggcgggcgccgcaaagctcgcggccggtgcggacgccgcaaggcccgcggccggggtggacgccgccaaccccgccagcggggcaatgtgatccgcttgcggcaggagcggcggaacgacgcctgcggagtccgcagcggacggcggcgccgcggtgtggaccacgaggtcacgcccaagcgagggcgccggcggcgtggagaagacggagccgatgctccttgtcccgatcggagccggaacagagacggcatcgagcgggaggttgagcagagccgcaagagaggccgggaggaagcccgcagcagtggaaccggtggtggcggcgctcgacatggcggcggcgcgatcggtggcacggcggcggcggtgaaggcggcggcggctgcggcggcggtgcgggtattagggtttagaagcggaagcgatcgtaacctagcgtgataccatgtaagacaataagttttggggaaccagcacaaccctctaggggtggcttatctcattatatataatggttgtgttacaatatgtaccatatacgtacataggtacagaagctatacatagtctaacagccTTCGCCACCAACTTTGTGCCCGGCAAGTAAACACATGAAAATCGACTTCTCAGGAGTATATATGTGTACTCTGGATGTATGATTAATATCTGACCGTTGATGTTGTACACTATCAAAGATGTTTACAAATAGGGCCCATATGGAACATGAAATGTCTATATGAGAAATGCATGGTTTTCATTTTTCATATGAATATGAGTGGACATTAATTTGTTCAGGTTTGCTGCACATCAAGTACTTGAATTTTTCTTTTTTTGGCGTCATTCACTTTTCGCTATGTGCGAGGCCGAAGGCCAAGACAGCGTGAGGAGCGGCAGCCACGCCAAGGCCAAACCGTGGATAAGCAGGAGTCGGCAATAGCTGTCGAGAGAGAGTTTGAAACTTCATGAGTGCGGGTTGGGAGGGGGGAGAGTCGTAGTTGGAGCTGTTCATTGGGGTGGGGCTTAGCGAGATTGCCGGGGGAGGTTGaggggagggcgaggcggcgcacgGCAGCGCCCGTTGGCCGTGGGGGTTGGATGCAGACAGCTAGGGCTGGGTTGGAGGGGCGGCTGCAGGAGGAAGAAAAAAGGAAGATGAACAATATGTGATCTATTTTGGGTCGCTGGATGAAGATCCAGTGGTTGTGAATAGTGACTGACTCATAGATGAGATTTTCAGGTACTGAAACCTGACGGCGCTCCCTTAATTGTTTGTTGGTTGGTTATCAGTTTCTCACTTTAGCTGTACTCGAGTTGGCCGATGAAGTTCAAAATACCTTTGTTACATTTTTGTGCCAAGTGTGAGACAAACCCCCACTTGCTCGTCAATTGCACTTTTGTCAATGCTTGGTACAGCGGGAATTACTCCAACACCACATATGATGCTTTGGGTCCGATTGTTATACGAAAAAAAACTGCTCCACACATGATAATTATGGACCGATCCTTGTACGACAAATCAATCCAGCCACGATCAACTCTTcagtcctactccctccgtccgcgaataagtgtacatctatctTTTGTTTTAAGTCAaagttttgaaactttgaccaatttTATAAGGAAAAACAGTAGCATTTATGGTGTTAAATTAGTGTCACGAGATTCAttttgaaatgtagtttcataatatatcaatttgatATCATATATGCCAgtacttttttctataaagttggtcaaaattttaaatttttgacTTTGAATAAAAggtagaagtacacttattcacgGACAGAGGGAGTAGGCATGTATGGTCCTATCTTAAACGTGGTGCATATATCGGCTGACATGTGCCGTGCGCATCACACGATTCTTGTTATACGATGGTCAGATTAATGGTTGTGGCCCCAAGTATGTTGTACTTACATGGATGGCTGCGATCTTACGAAGATTGTACCAATTGTATCGTACGTGCAGCAGTTCTCATATTTGCCACACTTGTCACATGATTTGGATAGACAAATTTATTGGACACCCACCATTACAGAAATTCATTCGTCCCAAGATCTCACAAGAACAGGCGCGCTAGCAATTAACCCCTTGGACAAATCCATTGTAGTTTTTTGATAGTTTCCAAGTTTGGACAAAAGGTATTTctagtgtactccctccgtccggaaatacttgtcctaaaaatggttatatctagatttattttagttatagatacatccattttatccatttctaggacaagtattttaggacggagggagtagcatttgcAAGCTTCTATCCATTGCCGGTTTCGATCTTGAGAGTCAACTTCCATTCAAATATTCCACTATATTTTGCAGATAATATGTAGAGTAAGGAAGATTTGTGAGGGTGGCTATTTTAACGCTTGCTATCCATAACCGCAGGATCAAGTGTTGAAAAAAGAACAGAACGTAGAACTTAAAAGCATATAATCGTCTAGTCAGTAAGCATATGGCTGGGAAACTGAGAGTCACGCTGATAAGCAATATCAACACTGTCATGCTGCCTCTAGTTCAAATTAAATAGCAGAACGTATCATCTAAACCATGGCTAAGCCTAGACATTTAGACCAGTAACAACTGTAACAAGAGATATTCATGCTAGGATCATATCGCAGTACCACAGAAAATACGTGTAATAACAAAATACTCCTCTAAGGTAGTGAAAACTCGCACCAACAAAATACTCAGTAGTGACACCCGTGCACAAAGGGCTACAGCAGTGCAATGCATGGTAAGATTTGATAGTATATCAACACAAGTCATGTTAAACATCACTCTAATTATAGCATTTGTATTGCTCCTTCCAACAACTGGTTGCAGTCTCTCAGCCGTATACAGATCACGGAAAATAGCCAAAAACAGGGACACTATTGCTACTGTTTCGGTAATTTTTTTTGGAAGTTTCTACAATTGATTTGGAGAATGGGGCTACAAAATTTGTAATGACCAAGTATTCATCTGTTGTGTCCAGAAAAGGAATGAAGACACTATAGTTTACGTACCTATAATATGGCAATAACAAACCCAGTGCATCCCATCTAAGGTAGCCGTCAAGGTGAGGGCTTCCAACGTCAGCAGTGGAATATGCACACATCTGTGTATCCATTCTGCTACAATGGCACAACAACTGAATGGAGCTCAGACTGTATGTATTTTTGATCAAGTAAAAAACGTGACAACATCTCTTCTGTATCCCCTAACTATCAACATCCGTGGGACGTTCTCTACAAGCAGATCCATGTACTCCATGTAGAAGTATGCAGGGTGATTCAGCGGTGGCGGAGGGAGGCTCACTAGCACCACAGCTGCCATTCTGGAGTACCTGAGTATCGTCGAGTTCAACTTCAACATTGTATAGAGGAATTTATCGACCTTTTGCTCGTTCACCACAACTTGCTTCCCATCCACCATTTGCGGCCGTCCTTCTCTTTGTGCCGTTTCCTTCATCTCAGAAAGGTATGTGCTGATCCTGCGTTGTGCACTTGTGTAAGCCTCTTGGGAATCATCTGGCTGAGCACCACTGCTGCTGCTCTCCACATGAGATTCCCATGACTTCATAGTCACGACAATGACCTCGGCGTGCATCCTAAGATCATAcaagaacttcttgacatcagtcttTAGCTCTTCAGCATCAGTGTCCTCTTCCGCTATGCAGAAGACTTGGATCTTGCAGCTTTCAAAGGTCGCTTTTGTGAGCAGGAGCTGAGACAGAAGAAGCATCAATCCTCCATCTCTCACAATCCAGTAGAGGTCAATAGTACCATACTGTCTCTGGAACTCATTAGGCCACTCATCAAGACCCTTCACAATAACAACTGCCTTGTTAGCAATGATGCAATCATTTATTATACTGACAAAGGTTGATGGTATCTCTGTCAGATTCTCACGGCGCCAAATCTCAGGGTACCGCACCACAACAATATTCGGCTTCAAATTACCAAGGCCCATCGTCTGAACAATGCTACGGAAGCCCTCAGACATTGAAGGTGCTACAATTATCTCCGCAACACCCTCACAGCGTTTGTACTCAATGTAGGCCTCCAGCTGATGACAGGCAGTCTTAGCATCCTCAGCCAGTTCGTGATAATCACCGTCAATTGTTGAGACAAATATTGACATACCACGGCCCTTCTTCTTCATACAATTGGCAAAATCAGCAAGTTTTGGATGACAAGGGACATTCTCTGGAAGTTTACCCCAAGGGCGGCATAATATCAGAGGAATGGGGTACCAATTCTTAGGATGAACTTGGTTTGCTGTGAGAAGAACAGTGGGGTGAGTGTTAGAATAATGAGTTTGCATAGATTACCAATGACTATTTCTTTGTCATGCAGAAAGTAATACCTCCTAGCGACCTGAGACTCCGCAATGCCAACTGAAAATATGCACTCTTGAACCCATCTCCCCAATCTCCAGCCTTCCCTTTTAAGCTCACATAGTAATAGATGAGGCTTGCAAGGGCAAGGGAGATAACAGTGAAAGACCAAGAGATCAAAAACATGATGACTGAAATTTGAGAGAAAGATTATTAAGTGGAAAGCACAACTATAAACACAACATGAGGGTGCATTTTAACTAGCTGTGGACCACAAGAAATATGAGGTAAGCAAATTGGATTGAAAATCATACATGTGAATAGAAATCTTCAGTCAAAATTCACAATAATGCCTAAGTCAGTATACATTTTCAAGTACATAAAATAACATTCAGTAAAAGTATTACAGGCAGCTCAGGATGAATGTCATGGATGACGAAATAAAACAGTGAAGAGTCAAATGGCGTACCAACGCAAAGTAATGCACCAACAAGTGAAAGACTCCAGTGGTGAAGTTTCCATCGAGGGCGCCAACTAGGAGCATCAAGTAAGTCAAGCAGAAAGCACGACAAGTTCACACCAGCATAGCACAACAGAAAGAACATAGTGATAGTGGGTGTAATCAGATCCAAGTTCCCAATAATCACACATCCAATACAGATTAATGCTGTGAATAAAGTTGCTGCGTGAGGTTCGGCTCCTTCAGAAACCTTAAAGTAATTAAGGACTGGAAGGATGTCGTCATTTGCTATTGCTGCTAGTAACCTTGGAGCCCCTGTCAAACTCTGCAGTGCTGCacctaaagtggacaggataatacCAATGTAAATCACTACTGGAGCAGGCCATGCCACTGTAGCAGTAAGAAGCCTGCAAGTATTAAGGATATTTATGAGCTAACCACACAATAACTCAGTAACGTAGCAGCTGATGGGACTTAAGACAGAACTGCAGCCTACAGCCATGCTATCAGAACGTAGTTGTTCGATAAAAGAAAATAGACAAAAACAGATTCAACAAATATGTGTGTTATATATAAAGCATGAATATTGACCGTGTAAAGTAGATTAGTTGACAGAACTTTCTTGTTAGCTAAAGAtggaaaaaaaagaaacaaaaatcgtTCTGACTGAAAGCATGGGGTATGTGCCCTCAAACAGGACCTACCCAAAATAACTGTATGTGCCCGATGCCCATAACAGCCAGAAGAACAGCTATGGCAGTGAGATTTTCTATACTGATAGAGCAAATAACCACGCTCTGACGACAGTAGAAATGCAGAACTCTAGCATACAAAATATTCCATGCCCTAGAGAACACATTACCTAAATTCTAAAGTGGGGTCAATGATAACTTGCAGCACTGAAAAGCACGTACCTATCAGTTAGAAGCTCTTCTCTTGTGGACAAGGCTCCAAACAGCAGCACAGAAAACAAGTACATAGCAGTTGTTGTGAGAGTTGCAGA
It contains:
- the LOC119336838 gene encoding cation-chloride cotransporter 1-like isoform X1, translating into MENGEIEAAEEGLPVPAPPNGRRYRPVGSDDSAVIQMTSMEPSPGSTSVTSHDAVTPQPPRNLKPGGSNLTIDPSMQEGSGDHATSSGSQRDSKLELFGFDSLVNILGLKSMTGEEVPAPSSPREGEDVAITIGRPKQEAGPKFGTMMGVFVPCLQNILGIIYYIRFTWIVGMAGIWQALVLVSFCGACTFLTGLSLSAIATNGAMKGGGPYYLIGRALGPEVGVSIGLCFFLGNAVAGSMYVLGAVETFLDAIPSAGLFQESVTVVNNTLLNGTATAGTATISTPSLHDLQVYGVIVTILLCFIVFGGVKIINKVAPAFLIPVLFSLLCIYLGVFIAPRHNAPKGITGLSLTSLRDNWGSEYQRTNNAGVPDPNGSIYWDFNALVGLFFPAVTGIMAGSNRSASLKDTQRSIPIGTLSATLTTTAMYLFSVLLFGALSTREELLTDRLLTATVAWPAPVVIYIGIILSTLGAALQSLTGAPRLLAAIANDDILPVLNYFKVSEGAEPHAATLFTALICIGCVIIGNLDLITPTITMFFLLCYAGVNLSCFLLDLLDAPSWRPRWKLHHWSLSLVGALLCVVIMFLISWSFTVISLALASLIYYYVSLKGKAGDWGDGFKSAYFQLALRSLRSLGANQVHPKNWYPIPLILCRPWGKLPENVPCHPKLADFANCMKKKGRGMSIFVSTIDGDYHELAEDAKTACHQLEAYIEYKRCEGVAEIIVAPSMSEGFRSIVQTMGLGNLKPNIVVVRYPEIWRRENLTEIPSTFVSIINDCIIANKAVVIVKGLDEWPNEFQRQYGTIDLYWIVRDGGLMLLLSQLLLTKATFESCKIQVFCIAEEDTDAEELKTDVKKFLYDLRMHAEVIVVTMKSWESHVESSSSGAQPDDSQEAYTSAQRRISTYLSEMKETAQREGRPQMVDGKQVVVNEQKVDKFLYTMLKLNSTILRYSRMAAVVLVSLPPPPLNHPAYFYMEYMDLLVENVPRMLIVRGYRRDVVTFFT
- the LOC119336838 gene encoding cation-chloride cotransporter 1-like isoform X2, producing MENGEIEAAEEGLPVPAPPNGRRYRPVGSDDSAVIQMTSMEPSPGSTSVTSHDAVTPQPPRNLKPGGSNLTIDPSMQEGSGDHATSSGSQRDSKLELFGFDSLVNILGLKSMTGEEVPAPSSPREGEDVAITIGRPKEAGPKFGTMMGVFVPCLQNILGIIYYIRFTWIVGMAGIWQALVLVSFCGACTFLTGLSLSAIATNGAMKGGGPYYLIGRALGPEVGVSIGLCFFLGNAVAGSMYVLGAVETFLDAIPSAGLFQESVTVVNNTLLNGTATAGTATISTPSLHDLQVYGVIVTILLCFIVFGGVKIINKVAPAFLIPVLFSLLCIYLGVFIAPRHNAPKGITGLSLTSLRDNWGSEYQRTNNAGVPDPNGSIYWDFNALVGLFFPAVTGIMAGSNRSASLKDTQRSIPIGTLSATLTTTAMYLFSVLLFGALSTREELLTDRLLTATVAWPAPVVIYIGIILSTLGAALQSLTGAPRLLAAIANDDILPVLNYFKVSEGAEPHAATLFTALICIGCVIIGNLDLITPTITMFFLLCYAGVNLSCFLLDLLDAPSWRPRWKLHHWSLSLVGALLCVVIMFLISWSFTVISLALASLIYYYVSLKGKAGDWGDGFKSAYFQLALRSLRSLGANQVHPKNWYPIPLILCRPWGKLPENVPCHPKLADFANCMKKKGRGMSIFVSTIDGDYHELAEDAKTACHQLEAYIEYKRCEGVAEIIVAPSMSEGFRSIVQTMGLGNLKPNIVVVRYPEIWRRENLTEIPSTFVSIINDCIIANKAVVIVKGLDEWPNEFQRQYGTIDLYWIVRDGGLMLLLSQLLLTKATFESCKIQVFCIAEEDTDAEELKTDVKKFLYDLRMHAEVIVVTMKSWESHVESSSSGAQPDDSQEAYTSAQRRISTYLSEMKETAQREGRPQMVDGKQVVVNEQKVDKFLYTMLKLNSTILRYSRMAAVVLVSLPPPPLNHPAYFYMEYMDLLVENVPRMLIVRGYRRDVVTFFT
- the LOC119336838 gene encoding cation-chloride cotransporter 1-like isoform X3 yields the protein MLAEYLGDHLLYPFYLDCRYGRHMAGACFSLILWCLYIFNWLIIKCHCNKWGNEGMLDILLLVGGGPYYLIGRALGPEVGVSIGLCFFLGNAVAGSMYVLGAVETFLDAIPSAGLFQESVTVVNNTLLNGTATAGTATISTPSLHDLQVYGVIVTILLCFIVFGGVKIINKVAPAFLIPVLFSLLCIYLGVFIAPRHNAPKGITGLSLTSLRDNWGSEYQRTNNAGVPDPNGSIYWDFNALVGLFFPAVTGIMAGSNRSASLKDTQRSIPIGTLSATLTTTAMYLFSVLLFGALSTREELLTDRLLTATVAWPAPVVIYIGIILSTLGAALQSLTGAPRLLAAIANDDILPVLNYFKVSEGAEPHAATLFTALICIGCVIIGNLDLITPTITMFFLLCYAGVNLSCFLLDLLDAPSWRPRWKLHHWSLSLVGALLCVVIMFLISWSFTVISLALASLIYYYVSLKGKAGDWGDGFKSAYFQLALRSLRSLGANQVHPKNWYPIPLILCRPWGKLPENVPCHPKLADFANCMKKKGRGMSIFVSTIDGDYHELAEDAKTACHQLEAYIEYKRCEGVAEIIVAPSMSEGFRSIVQTMGLGNLKPNIVVVRYPEIWRRENLTEIPSTFVSIINDCIIANKAVVIVKGLDEWPNEFQRQYGTIDLYWIVRDGGLMLLLSQLLLTKATFESCKIQVFCIAEEDTDAEELKTDVKKFLYDLRMHAEVIVVTMKSWESHVESSSSGAQPDDSQEAYTSAQRRISTYLSEMKETAQREGRPQMVDGKQVVVNEQKVDKFLYTMLKLNSTILRYSRMAAVVLVSLPPPPLNHPAYFYMEYMDLLVENVPRMLIVRGYRRDVVTFFT